ACAAACCTGCTATTGCCTCTCCTGGTCCTGGTGGGCCTCATACTGTTCTTGTTCTGGTATACGGGAAAGGGCGATGGGCGCACTTTTTTACAGGCATTTATGAATGCGGAATTTGAAAAAGCTATTTTTATCGCTACCTTTGCCACGGTGATTTTGACAGCTTTATATTACACCCTGCAAAAGATACCCATGGCCGAGCTGGAAAGCCATTTCTTAAGCGGCGGGACAGAGCTTTTGCCACCAATAGTGGTTTTGATTTTAAGCTGGTCACTTTCCAGTGCCACTCAGGACCTTGGCTTTGTAGAGTTCATCTCTAAGAGCGTTGGTGCCGCAATTCCCACCCTGTTTATACCGGCAGCCATATTTTTAATAGGCGGTTTCACTTCATATTTTATTGGATCTTCTTGGGCCACCTGGGCACTTATAATGCCCCTTGGGCTGCCCTTGGCGGTCAGCACAGGGGCCAGCATCCCCCTTGCTGTGGGGGCTGTACTCGCCGGGGGATCCATTGGGGATAACGTCTCCCCGCTTGGCGAAACACCGGTATTAACTTCTGCCATAACAGATGTACCAATCCTGGAGCATGTTCAGACCACTCTCCCTTACGCGTCAATAGTAATAGGCCTATCCACTATTCTTTTTGTAGCAGTACAGGCAGCACTAACATAACAAGGAGGAACTAACAGTGAAAGAAAATTCCCTGGAAATTTTAAAAACTTTAACTGAAACACCCGGTGTATCCGGTTTTGAGTCTCCTATCAGAAAGGTGCTGGCAAATTATTTATCACCCCTGTCCTCGGAAATAAAAACAGACAAGCTGGGGAGTCTGGTTGCTATTAAAGAGGGGACAAGTGTCGGCCCTAAAATTATGCTGGCATCGCACATGGACGAAGTAGGGTTTATGGTTACCCAAATTACCGGGGAAGGCTTTATTAAGTTTCAGGCTTTGGGCGGTTGGTGGAACCAGGTCCTTCTTGACCAAAGGCTGGAAATACTGACTTCAGGCGACAGAGTGATAGGCGTGATTGGGGCAAAAGCGCCGCATATTTTAACGTCGGAAGAGTTAAGGCAGCCGGTTAAAATGAAATCAATGTTTATAGATGTGGGTTCCACAAGCAAGGAAGAGACCGAAAAAATAGGAATTAAGCCCGGTGATCCCGTAGTTCCCTACAGCCCGTTTATGCTTTGTAAAAACTCAAAAACCTTTATGGCCAAAGCCATTGATGACCGTGCCGGTTGTGCCATGGTGGTGGAGCTGTTCCAGAGAATCAGCCGGGGTGAGCACCCCAATACAGTTTACGGTGTGATGACTGTACAGGAAGAGGTAGGGCTCAGGGGGGCCAATACCAGTGTAGATGTAGTCAAACCGGACCTGGCCCTGGTTGTTGACGTTACTGTAGCCACGGATACTCCGGGCATAAGTGACAATGAAGCTCCTACCAAAACATATTTAGGCAGGGGCCCGGTTATCGGCTTTTATGATGCCAGCATGATTCCGCATATCCCCTTCAGGGATCTCGTGATCAAAACCGCGCAGGAAAACAACATACCCTTCCAGGTTGAAGTTATGGCCGGTGGCGGCACGGATGCCGGTAAAATACACGTATTCCGAGAGGGTGTGCCTTCGGTGGTTATAGGCATCCCGGTACGGTATATTCACGATCACATAGGGCTCGCCCATCTAGATGACTATCAACACGCCGTTGAACTTCTTTTTGCTCTGGTAAAGAAGATGAATGCAGAAACACTGAGGGAGTTAGAGGATATTTTGTGATACCTCAATTTCTCCCCTTTTTCTCTGGGTTTTTCCCCATCCTTCACACGCAGGTTATTGTGCAGCTTAGCCGGTCACTTGTCATGTAAGGTTTTTCTAAGTTTGTACATTACTTGTGGTATCCAGATAACGTAAAGTCCAAGCAACCCCCAAACCCCAAACAATTGAGCCAATAGCGTTTGATACAGATGTTCCAAAAGTTGTGTTGTGGAGGTAAGGAGTATGAAACAATACCGGTAATGCATTGATAATAAAGAACAGGGTAAAACCTATTAATATTCCTTTTAAGAGGTACTGTTTGGAAGTAGTTAAGGATAGAAAGTAAGCAGCAACGATGCCTAAGAAACCCGTCCATACCAAGTGGGTAGCAAGGGACATTAAGGACTCCAGTATGTTACCAGAAGGGTAACCGAAAGTCATTACAGCAGCCCAGTCTAGGTAATGAAATTTAGATAAGTGGAGTAGATTAACAGATACTACACTCCAAATATTCATAATTACTCCACCGACTACACCGGCGACGAAACCCCTGAAAAATCTATCCATTAACAACCACCCTTAGTTATGGCTTAATTTTTTCATGTAAAGTATTTCTTATCACGTACATGGCTATTCAAGCTGTGCTGGAAACTCAAAAAGAAATTACTGTAAATTAAGTAATATGCATTTGGAAACTTTCTTTTACACTCTAAACAAACCAAGATTCTCCAGTACCAAACCGGTTGTATAGTTCAAGGCTGTAAACGTTAAAAGATAGGGGTATAAGAAAGCCTTTCTAACAGGCAGAAAATAAAAGAAAACCATGTAGACAAAGGTCCATGTAATCGGAGTCCATATTGAGAATAAGTTAAGGACATGAAATGGGGGGAGATATTGAGGGGGAAAACAGGAGTAAAAACACTGGTAATGCTCCTGAAACCACGGGTTAGAAGGATTAAGGAATAATGCTAAGGTTTGATTAAAAGTAGGAAACTCCTTAAACCTGCCCGGGTTTCAACTGGTCCAAATGTAATTCTTTGCCCTGTACCCCTACTATTTTCTTAAACTCCCTTTCTTTGAGAAAGCTTATATGATTTCTAATTTCAATGACTATGGCATTATCCTTGTTGTCCACATAACGGCCAATCGTATAAATACCCATTTCCCTTGCTATCTGGGGCAAAAGATTGCGAAGATCATTTTTGACTTCGCACATTTGCCGGTAGCGAGGATCCGTAATTGGCCGGCCTTCCAGAATCTTGGCATTCTTAATACTAGGTTCCTTTAATTTAGGCAAAGTAAAACCAGGGTTGTAGTACCAAACGGCAGATCCAACACAAATCAGTATAACAAAGACAGTAATGGTGTAACCTTTGGGCAACCTGTCCAATTTTTTCCCGCCCATTTTCTTTTATAAATTCGTCCCTATAATATTCTAAGTTTTTATCTGTCAATCAGCTAACCTCTCTATCGGCCCAATAACGTCAATGACGCGATAATTCAATCTCTCGAAAGACAGACCTACTTCATGTTTAGCCTTAATACTTCTCTTTTTTAGCATTTTAAGCCTCTTTATCTCCTGTCCCTATTACTCAATCAAGTTAAAGGGTACCAGTAATCTAATTAATTCGACAAGGTGTCCGGATGGGCCGAAATATGCACCGGTTACAGTTATTTTGCCACAGCCTAAACTTGTTGTAATTGCAAAAAACAAGGCTCATACCCTACCAAACAAGTTAATTTCCTAACTGTTAAGTATGGGAAAATAGAAGCCTAATAAGAATCAACCCTACTGCGTAAATTACAGTGAAAATTATCATCCACTTTATGTATGTCCCATGGTCTTCACGCAGCCATTGAAAAAAGCCTCTCCCTTCCATCCAGTACTTGATTATATTAATAGAATGAAAGATCATAAGCAAAGCAACTATATATATTACAGCTTGAAACCACATAGGAAAGCCATGGTCAGGGTCAAATAAAAAATCTTTGAAGATAAATGAAACAATAAAAAGAGCTACTAAATTCGATAATCCTACAAATATAAGGTTCCAGGCCAACTTTGGCTTTAGACCTGCATTCTTTACATTTGGACCATCATCTGATGCATTTTCTCTATTGGCTTTATTTCTACTTATACTGAGAAAATCGGAAAGTATTGCTGACAGGATTCAGGTAACAATAGTCGTTATCCCTGAAATATTAATTAACGTATTCCAATCCTTAGACATAAAAGAAAGTGTTAATCCTAAAACCACTATTAATATTCCTAAAGCCAACGGTTTCAACAAGTTTGGTCCTACCCTTTCAATAATTTTCCTTCACCCTAATCGTTATCAAGATTGGCTTTGCTTTATATAACTTTTATTTGGACGGTTTGAAGGTGCCATATCCTGACTGTCTCATCAGGTAACGCGAAGGGCCACGGTAAGCGCTATTATTTAGTTGTTCAGTTATGTCGGAATTCTTTTCCTTTGCCAGCCGCATGAGGTTTAATAGAGTTTTAGGTTGAGTTTCATATCAATTCGCCCCTTTTCAAAGCCGCCAGACGACGTGAATAATCGCAGCTAGAATAAGAAATATGGACAGCCACTTCATAATTTTCCTCTCCCAGGGATGCTTCGGGGCAGCATTCCTTGCCGTCCTATACTTGACTATGGCCTTTGCCGATTCTTCATTTCTGGTCCAATCATTACGCATAACTTATGAATCCTCCTAGATTAACAGGATTAACGGGGTAACTCCTCCACAGGCCCAACCTCGATTAGTCTCCATACCTCACCAGTGTCAATAAGATATAGATTTTGCTCAGCAATGTCCGTAATCGGTTGCTCAGTTATCTTATCGGTTTCCGAATCATCCCGCTCACAGAAAACAACAGTATGCTTAAACACGTCCTCGAAGCCTTGATATTCTTCCATATACGTAAAGTGGCCGTTATGGATTGATTCCCAATAGTTATGTTTTATTCGTCCCCATGGGAAATCACCCCTCAGTTTAGGCAAGACAAGCTCCTGAAGCTTCTCCTCATTTCCATATTTAACTACATGGAATATTTTAAAAACCGACTCCCAAGGATCAAACCCGTACTCAGGTGGCCTTTCTTGGAGGGTATTATAGGTTTTGGTTTCCCATGTAGGCTCGAAGGAAAGCACCTTCACCCTATCTCCATCTTTCCTGTCAATGATTAGCTTTAAATGCTTTGTGTCAGGTGGAGCTTCTTCTCCCCGCACACGGAAAAGATGAAAGTTGTCATCTTGCGCATGTCTAGCACCCATACCTCTGCCGTAATAATTAGTTTCATCAATGTATATACGCATTTGATACAATTCATGGAGCTCATAGTCATTAGAGGAGTCATAGGCCATTATTCCCTTGACTTTGAGCAGAGCACTATCATCATGAAACTCGTACGGTCTACTATAAAAATAGCAGAGCCCTAAAAAAGGAATTTGTAATCCGTCAGGCAGCTTTTTCGCAACCCTATATTGCCAGAGTTCTCCAACGTCAAAAGGCATTTCTTTTTTGATGTATTGCTCCATAGTCACTTGCTTAATAAATACGGTGGCATCTTCGAGGACGATTTTTTTATCCACATTGTATGTCTCCACGGTGATGTAGTGCTGACAGTAGAAGTATGCCGATATAATTGCCCAGGTCAGGACAACGACGTACAGTGTCGTAACAATCTTTTTACCGCGAGAAATATTATCCCCCCTCATATTTAAAAAAGCGATTACTTTAACCCCACTTCCCCCAGAGGCCCAACGTCAATTATTTTCCAGGCCCCGTCTTTGTAAATAAGATAAATCTTCTGTTGTGCGACTAAAGATCGGTCATCTGGATCGCGAAAGTTTAGATTATAGGTATATACATCGCGGTATTCCTGATCCTCTCCCTCATAATTAAGATATCTATAACACCATTTTATAATCACAAAAAAACAATATGAAATCCTTGCCATAAACAGAAAGAAGGATGTTATTTTGAGTATCTTGAATTCAGCACCAAAGAAACGTTCCAAAACTCGGTTGCTTTTGGGACAACTTTATTTCTCCACTCTGCGTTTTATTTCTTGGTACCTTTACCGAACAAAGTTCGCCAATGTGAAGATATCTACATCCCTAATAAGGTTGCTATAAATGCTTGTTTAAACTTCATTCTTAAAAGCACCATAAACAGCACTATAAATAATGCCACAGAAATGATAGCGTTAAACCCAAAAGGAAACGGCAGGAGTCTTATAAAATAAGTCCCTACGACTGCCACCACAGAAGTGCCAAGAACTCTGGGAAAGTGGACTTTTTCCCCCAAGATTATTAACTCAAGGGTGAAAATTAAAAACTCTTCCGGTAACAGCATGCTAATAATCGGCATCCTATCCATAGCCATCCACCTTTCCCTATTTATTATTTAGTTTGACAGAAATATCCTTTCATTCCTCCCTATGTTACCTTTTTTTGACCCTAAGTGGCGTTACATGTTCTTACCAGGCCGGAAAGATTTGAGCTGCTTTATCGAAATTTAAAGGAGACTGTAACAATTCCTGAGTTCAAAACACTAGTAGATAAGAAAAAATGCTTTTGGTTATATAGCCTTGAACACTATTGAGGGAGGGGTAACGTGGATAGAAAAAAATTATTGTCCTTTTTAATTGTTACGGTAGTAGGTTTGGGCTTACTGGCAACAACAGCTTGGCTGCATGAGCAAATTCAAATATCGGCTAAAAGGCTGAACGATGAACAATATTTAACCCAAAGCCTGGTTTATTTCTTTCTCTATTTCTTATTAGGTATCTTGATAGAATGGAAAAAGGCATGGAAAGCACTTCAGGGAAAAATTCATTTAGACAAACTTTTATTTATTACCAGCATCGGGCTTCTCGTTATTAGCTTAATACCTCCCATGCAATGGTACATGTGGTACGGTCTTAGGTCGTTCACAACCCCA
This region of Bacillota bacterium genomic DNA includes:
- a CDS encoding M42 family metallopeptidase, encoding MKENSLEILKTLTETPGVSGFESPIRKVLANYLSPLSSEIKTDKLGSLVAIKEGTSVGPKIMLASHMDEVGFMVTQITGEGFIKFQALGGWWNQVLLDQRLEILTSGDRVIGVIGAKAPHILTSEELRQPVKMKSMFIDVGSTSKEETEKIGIKPGDPVVPYSPFMLCKNSKTFMAKAIDDRAGCAMVVELFQRISRGEHPNTVYGVMTVQEEVGLRGANTSVDVVKPDLALVVDVTVATDTPGISDNEAPTKTYLGRGPVIGFYDASMIPHIPFRDLVIKTAQENNIPFQVEVMAGGGTDAGKIHVFREGVPSVVIGIPVRYIHDHIGLAHLDDYQHAVELLFALVKKMNAETLRELEDIL